From Gimesia panareensis, the proteins below share one genomic window:
- a CDS encoding DUF2784 domain-containing protein: MNFHDTQFLSKLAADAIVVIHFAFVLFVLLGQLLIMVGAIAGWKWIRNLKFRLIHLASILFVVAESLLGIICPLTTLEKWLREQAGETSYQGDFIASWVHDMLFFEAEPWVFTVCYSLFGLLVLITFIFAPPHRKAIPEPAAEV, translated from the coding sequence ATGAATTTTCACGACACCCAATTTCTCAGCAAGCTGGCCGCAGATGCCATCGTCGTCATCCATTTCGCATTTGTCCTGTTTGTGCTGCTGGGACAGTTGCTGATCATGGTCGGCGCGATCGCCGGCTGGAAATGGATTCGCAATCTCAAGTTCCGCCTGATCCATCTGGCTTCGATCCTGTTCGTCGTCGCGGAATCCCTGCTGGGCATCATCTGTCCGCTGACCACGCTGGAAAAATGGTTACGGGAACAGGCGGGAGAGACCAGCTACCAGGGGGATTTCATCGCCAGCTGGGTCCACGACATGCTCTTCTTTGAGGCGGAACCCTGGGTCTTTACAGTCTGCTATTCTCTCTTCGGCCTGCTGGTTCTGATCACGTTTATCTTCGCTCCCCCTCACCGTAAAGCGATTCCCGAACCTGCTGCGGAAGTCTGA
- a CDS encoding SDR family oxidoreductase — MPGLENKNVVVTGGGTGIGEACALALANAGANVIVGGRRLEPLEKVAAKAEGKINYHVIDVADRESVSTFFNWSTEKLGQIDILVHCAGINCKDRSMELVSPEDWDRLMNVNATGAFNCMQAVLPQMRERQDGLIINICSISGLRAALLGGVAYNASKFAMTALGTTVAQEEKDRGIRISTIYPGEVETPILDERPVPVSKEHRARILQPEDVAAAVLMISQLPPRAHVQDLTIKPTTAAFM; from the coding sequence ATGCCAGGATTAGAAAATAAGAATGTTGTCGTCACCGGGGGAGGCACTGGAATCGGAGAAGCCTGTGCACTGGCTCTGGCAAATGCCGGCGCCAATGTCATCGTGGGCGGCCGCCGACTGGAACCGCTGGAGAAAGTCGCTGCCAAAGCAGAAGGCAAAATCAACTACCACGTGATCGATGTCGCCGACCGCGAAAGTGTCTCGACATTCTTTAACTGGTCGACTGAGAAACTGGGGCAGATCGATATCCTCGTCCACTGTGCCGGCATCAACTGCAAAGACCGCTCCATGGAACTCGTCTCCCCGGAAGACTGGGACCGCCTGATGAACGTCAACGCCACCGGGGCCTTCAACTGCATGCAGGCCGTACTGCCTCAGATGCGGGAACGCCAGGACGGGCTGATCATTAATATCTGTTCGATTTCCGGATTGCGGGCTGCCCTCCTGGGAGGTGTCGCCTATAATGCATCCAAGTTCGCGATGACGGCCCTCGGAACTACCGTCGCTCAGGAAGAAAAAGATCGCGGGATTCGCATTTCCACCATTTACCCGGGTGAAGTCGAAACCCCAATCCTTGACGAACGGCCGGTTCCCGTCAGCAAAGAGCATCGTGCACGTATTCTGCAGCCCGAAGACGTGGCTGCTGCCGTTTTAATGATTAGCCAATTACCGCCTCGTGCTCATGTTCAGGATCTGACCATCAAGCCGACCACCGCGGCTTTTATGTGA
- a CDS encoding YheT family hydrolase, whose product MKSDLVFPPFVPHRLYKNPHLQTIVGQFHSRVKSPYQAEQHSCRLPDSDLLILHDDCPGPWKPGDRVVILLHGLSGCHQSSYMIRLAHKLNALGVRVFRMDLRGCGAGTGLAKSPYHAGSFLDLQVALEQIEFMCPRSPIGVVGFSLGGTITLNYLARHKPGSELVDRALVLNPPLRLAESVEVFGKPLFGRYQKHFVSNLIKHVRASHQFEEHAQKITGANYPRTLFEFDDQFTAPLAGFESAEDYYSRCSPCDVITDITVPTLIISSKDDPLIPFESYQQAIEKLAGHEKVTLYMTEQGGHLGFIAAPSSDPDPRWSDWRIVQWMMAESPEALASQIREQNRPSLIQTA is encoded by the coding sequence ATGAAGAGTGATCTGGTTTTTCCACCGTTTGTTCCACATCGTCTCTATAAGAACCCTCATTTGCAGACGATCGTGGGACAGTTTCACTCACGTGTGAAATCTCCCTATCAGGCAGAGCAGCACTCTTGCCGCCTGCCTGACAGCGACCTGCTGATTCTACACGACGACTGTCCCGGCCCCTGGAAACCGGGTGACCGCGTCGTGATTCTGCTGCACGGTCTGTCGGGATGTCACCAGAGTTCCTACATGATCCGCCTGGCACACAAGCTGAATGCCCTGGGGGTCCGCGTATTTCGCATGGACCTACGCGGCTGTGGGGCAGGAACGGGGCTCGCCAAATCTCCCTATCACGCCGGCAGCTTTCTCGATCTGCAGGTCGCGCTGGAACAGATTGAATTCATGTGCCCGCGTTCGCCCATCGGCGTTGTCGGTTTTTCACTGGGCGGCACGATTACGCTCAACTACCTCGCCCGCCACAAACCGGGTTCGGAACTCGTCGATCGGGCGCTGGTCCTCAACCCGCCGCTCCGCCTGGCTGAAAGCGTCGAAGTCTTCGGCAAGCCACTGTTTGGACGTTACCAGAAGCACTTTGTGAGTAACCTCATCAAACACGTCCGGGCTTCACATCAGTTCGAGGAACACGCTCAAAAAATCACCGGCGCGAATTATCCGCGAACGCTGTTCGAATTCGACGATCAGTTCACGGCACCGCTGGCCGGATTCGAATCGGCTGAAGACTATTACAGCCGCTGCAGCCCCTGCGATGTCATCACGGACATCACGGTTCCCACGCTAATCATCTCCTCCAAGGATGATCCACTGATTCCCTTTGAAAGCTACCAGCAGGCAATCGAAAAACTGGCCGGTCATGAGAAGGTGACGCTGTACATGACAGAGCAGGGTGGTCACCTCGGCTTTATCGCCGCTCCCTCGTCAGACCCCGATCCACGCTGGTCCGACTGGCGGATTGTGCAATGGATGATGGCCGAATCGCCCGAAGCCCTGGCTAGCCAGATCCGGGAACAGAATCGCCCCTCACTGATTCAGACCGCCTGA
- a CDS encoding aldehyde dehydrogenase family protein, with product MLEIPVLRWGKPYESFDQQEVVHFETGEPLAKVHQANAGLVKMDMRKAQRARDLLREIPVSQLLEICKKAAELYMTAELPLGNGTQTPEEFCRIQSASTGMPEWMCASNMKKVAFVLEHMEEILDALTRGLPLDILTKGYGKEDRGVMLSYQANSPVLGLVLPSNSPGVHTLWMPILPMQIGLVLKPGSSEPWTPYRMTEAFYQAGIPRECISVYPGPHDVGSTVTELCQRVMVFGGQQTIDKYKANPNVQAHGPGFSKILIGDDVVDQWEDYLDLIVDSIYQNGGRSCVNASGVWASRHTEEIAEAIAKRLGPVGPTSMTDPEAPLAAFTMTGAAKAMNGSIEEGLKESGVTEVTEKYRDGERLIEMERCDYLRPTIVHCDNPDATLANTEYMFPMASVVKCEQKDMLKKIGTTLVCSVFTEDQDWSQQLLDSTNIDRLNIGPVKTNALNWLQPHEGNIVEFLFRARAFQNEPPAAH from the coding sequence CTGGTGAAAATGGACATGCGGAAAGCACAGCGGGCCCGTGACCTGCTGCGGGAGATTCCGGTTTCCCAGCTGCTGGAAATCTGCAAGAAAGCAGCCGAACTCTACATGACGGCGGAATTGCCGCTGGGCAACGGAACGCAGACTCCCGAAGAGTTCTGCCGGATCCAGTCTGCCAGCACCGGGATGCCCGAGTGGATGTGTGCCAGCAATATGAAGAAAGTTGCCTTCGTGCTGGAGCATATGGAAGAGATACTCGATGCCCTGACTCGCGGCCTGCCGCTGGATATTCTGACAAAGGGCTACGGTAAAGAGGATCGAGGCGTGATGCTGAGCTACCAGGCCAATTCGCCGGTACTGGGACTCGTGCTGCCTTCGAACTCCCCCGGCGTGCATACACTGTGGATGCCCATTCTGCCGATGCAGATCGGCCTGGTGCTCAAGCCAGGTTCCTCCGAACCCTGGACTCCGTACCGGATGACTGAAGCCTTCTACCAGGCGGGCATTCCGCGGGAATGTATCTCCGTCTATCCGGGGCCGCACGATGTCGGTTCGACGGTTACGGAACTCTGCCAGCGCGTGATGGTCTTCGGTGGTCAGCAGACGATCGACAAATACAAGGCCAACCCGAACGTGCAGGCACACGGTCCCGGTTTCAGTAAGATTCTGATCGGCGACGATGTAGTGGATCAGTGGGAAGATTACCTTGACCTGATCGTAGACAGCATCTACCAGAACGGCGGTCGCAGCTGCGTGAACGCGTCCGGCGTCTGGGCTTCGCGTCACACGGAAGAGATCGCCGAGGCGATTGCCAAACGACTGGGACCGGTGGGGCCGACTTCGATGACCGATCCCGAAGCACCGCTGGCCGCTTTCACCATGACTGGTGCCGCCAAGGCGATGAACGGATCGATCGAAGAGGGGTTGAAAGAGTCCGGCGTGACGGAAGTCACTGAAAAATACCGTGACGGTGAGCGACTGATCGAGATGGAACGCTGCGATTACCTGCGTCCGACGATCGTGCACTGTGACAATCCCGATGCGACGCTGGCGAACACCGAGTACATGTTCCCGATGGCTTCTGTCGTGAAGTGCGAGCAGAAAGACATGCTGAAAAAGATTGGCACGACCCTGGTCTGCTCGGTCTTTACCGAAGATCAGGACTGGTCACAGCAGTTGCTCGACTCGACGAACATCGACCGCTTGAATATCGGTCCGGTGAAGACCAACGCCCTGAACTGGCTGCAGCCGCACGAGGGGAACATCGTTGAGTTCCTGTTCCGGGCGCGTGCCTTCCAGAATGAGCCGCCGGCTGCTCACTGA